CGCAAGGCAGAGGAAATGATCCGCGAAGACCGCGTGACCGTCAATGGCAAGCCGGCAGAGATCGGTATGAGCGTCAGGCAGGGAGACAAAGTCGTGGTCGATGGCCGTGGCATTGGCAGGAAAGCTCCGGAATCACTGACCCTAATGATGAATAAACCTCGTGGTGTTCTCTGCACCAACCACGACCCGCATCACTACAAGACCGTCTTTACGCTCCTTCCCAGTGAATACTTGAAATACCGTCTCTTTTGTGCTGGAAGGCTGGACAAGGAAAGCGAAGGCCTCGTCATCATCACCAACGACGGTGCACTCGCAAATGCGATCACTCATCCATCAGGCGGAGTGATCAAACGCTACCGAGTCCTTTTAAATAAACCCCTGGAAACCAAGCACATTGAGAAATTGCTTAACGGTGTGACACGGGAAGGTGAACGACTTTATGCCGAGAAAATCATCCCGGCATCCCACGGGCCAGACAAGGAGATGCGCTGTGAAGTGCACCTGCAACAAGGGCGTAAGCGCGAAATCCGACGCCTGTTTGAGGCCTTCGGCTACCATGTAAAGCGCCTGAATCGCTTTCAGATGGGACAGTTGGTGCTGAAAAAGCTGGCCCCCGGCATGGCGCGTCCATTAAAACCCGAAGAATTGGAATCTCTATTCCGTGCATAATCTCAGACTGGTATGCGATCGAATATGAAAAGGTTGGCCTGCATTCTTGGATACTCCATCCAAATTATATTACTTCCATTTGTCGCTTCGGCACAGGAGCAAGTCTCGCTCTTTCTGGAGCCCAATGATACCGGCACCGTCTTTGCAAAGGAAACACTGGAAGACATCAACAGTATGGGCCCAACTCCATATCCAGCGGATCAGGAGGTCACAGAATGGATGACGGTTGACTACACCGGTAATTATGTCGGCTACGTTGAACCGGCCAATATCAACAAAGATTTAACTGTCCGAAAGGGCTCCCCTATCCTGCTCCAACCCAAACGCGATAGCCGGACGCTCACGATCGTGGACGATACGGTTTCCCCGCAAATCATTGAGTTGGGCGATGATTGGGTCACGGTCTATTATAACGGAAATGCACCGGCGTATTTTCAGTGGCCTTCCAACACTGCTGCAGCCGAGCCAGAAATAGTGACGGTGACCTCTGCGCCAGTGGTTGCTTCGACCGAAACCGTGACGGAAGCACCACTCGTAATCACAGACACACCACCGCCAGCCTCAACCGTTGCCGCGCCCCCTCCTCCTGTCCTGGAGGAAATTGCGGTGACTCAGCAGCCTCAAGTTCTGCCAATGCCCCCGCCTGCGATCACCAGCAAGCAAATCATACGCACCTGGGAAGGCAAAATTGTTGAGATAAAGGGCATTAGCGGATGGTTCAATGAATACGACTATGCTCTCGAAGATCCACAAGGTAAACGCATTGCCTACGTCGACTTCAACGGAGTTCTGCTTTTCAAACCAATGGACGCCTACCTTGATGTTCCCGTTGTCATTGATGGAACAGCCGAGAAAATCGTCAATACAACTCCAATTCTCATTAAGGCACGCTTCATTCGATTCAAGTAACTGAGGCAACAGCTACTTGAGCGTATGAATCACTCGTCCAAGTTGAGAATATTCATTCTGACAAAGCGTATTGATGAAGAATCCTTATTAGGATTCTGAAGCGTAATTGACTCCACTTTGTTTTCAATGGCAGTAAAAGTCTGAGTGTAAGTGGATGTCACGTCTGTCCAGTTAACCAAGTCGGCTGACGTCTCGATACGATAATCCACATTACTGAGCTGCCGGGAACGTGAATACGTAACTGTATATCGATTCTCTTCATAGGTTGCATCCATCAAAGTCGATGAAACAGTTGCAACTGCCGGATCGAAACCCAATGCATATTCCAGAAAGTTGCTCTTGGCATCGTTATCCAAATCTCCTGAAGCACCATTAACCGCGAATATGGTACCATCGTCATAGGGGTCGAGACCATGTTGGGTTTCCCAGGTCGTTGGTAATCCATCACCGTCGTGATCCTGTGGAATGAAATCCTCAGGAGCCAGTGCTGAGTTGCTGATACGAACGAAATCTATGTCACCGTTGAACCTTGTTCCCCCAGTGTTAGCCATGCCTATCGTAATAGCTTTACTATTATGTAAGGAGCTGACGGTTGTATCCGTTCCCGAAACAGCCAGAGCATAATCAACATAGATGCTCATTGTTTTAGCAGAGCGATCCAGGACCGCTGCCACGTGATGCCACTCACCATCATCAATCTTTTGAGGTGTCATTACATTTGGCTCCTGCGGCCCGTCAGACACCAGAAAGCGTAGTTTGCCTCCCTGTACGCGGAACCACCATGAAGGTGCATTCGCAGCAAAATCTTTCCCAACAATTAAACCGGTTAGACCAGAATCAGCTGGCACCCGAATAGATGCCTCAAGCGTGAAACTGTCATTTCTGCCAAAATCCAGCTTGTGCGATGTATCTGAATCCAAAATGCTCAATCTCTGCGTCCCTTCAAAAGCCAATGCCGGTTTACCGCCATAATTGGAATCACCAGCCGTGTAATTTATTGGACCTTCAACCGTCATGTTAAAACCATCACCATCCGGATAGGAATCAAGAATCGCCGCAGCTGTCAGACTCGCTGCACTACCTGCCGCTTGTTCGTTCAACCTCCAGTATGCAGACGAAGGCGTTGGGTTTGGCACATCAAGATAAGCCAAATCGAAAACAGCGAAATACAGGAATTCGTGAAAGCTGTTTTCACCACATTCATAAAGCAGTCCAATTTTGCCATTATCCATGATGACCATATCCGAGTAGGCGGCGAACCCCTTGTGAATGATCTTTCCCTCATCCCACGTCGTGGTTTCATCATAACTACGGCGAACGGTTAAATCCTTTCGGGTATAAGTGCTGGCGGGATTGGAAAATAATATGACATTCTCAGCGTCCCCTTGGTCCGTAGCAGAATAACGAATTGCAGATCCCTGAGTTCTTTTCTCGATTAACTTATCATCTTGTACCGGGGCACTGAACGTCACTCCGCTATCTGAGCTGTATGAAATAATCCGACGTTTCCGTGATGCCTGATCCCTGGCATTCAGGTAGAGGCGACTATCAACTAATTCAACAGCAACACACTCATTTGGCTTCAAATTATTTTCTTCGCCAATAGCCCCTCCAATACTCCAACTTGCTCCATGGTCATCGCTGTAAATAATGTGAGAGCCAAAGGTTTCCAAATCAGTCGAATGGTCACATGGGATGATGAGCCTTCCCGCATGGTCTCCCCGCTCCAACTGGATTCCATGAACTGGGCCAGTTGCATACCAGCGCCAATTAGATTGTTTAACAGATGAGGTAATTTCAACTGGACTTGACCAGGTCTGCCCATCGTCTTCGCTCTTCTGAATATACACACGGCGTGAATCCTCACTCGTTCCATCCACTATAGTAGGTTCAGCGTCTGTGCCCAGATTACCTGTGCTTAAAAGAAAGATATCACCAGTGATACGATCAACGACTGGCGCAGGATTACCAATCGTATTCTCACCATCATCAGTTACAACAGTGAGGGCCTCCCAGGTTAACCCTCCGTCGAAGCTCCGCCTCATTACGATATCAATGTTCCCTGAGTCACTGATGCTGTCCACACGCCCTTCACAAAAGGCAAGCAACACGTCAGCATTTGACCGGACGACCGCAGGGATTCTAAAAAAAGTGTAACCTTCAGTGCCTGCTACGAACAAGGGTTGCTGTTCGAACTCCTGACCATTGGCACTAAAACTAAATAGGACTGAAAAAGTAACTAACCGAAACGCGAATCTAATCATCCTCGCAGTATTGAAGTCATCAAACCAGTATTAGTAAGCAAATCATATCTATTTCATGAATCCTTAACCTCAGTCAAGGCATTCGGATGAAATCAGTATAAAAACTCGGATTCACACTCTATTTGGACATATGCATCGATAAATTTTTTCAATATTGTCCCTATTAAAAATCCGATTTTCTTTGACCCAATGCATACGTCGGGATTCAACTCGGGCGCATGGAGCTTATAGACGGTAATCAAATCTCCCGTGAAATTTTGGACGAGTTAAAGTCCGAGGTCGCCACATTCAGTGGACGGCCGCCTTCGGTCACTTTTGTTCGTGTGGGCGAGGACCCTGCGTCGGTCTTTTACGTCAATAAAAAGCAAAAGGTTGCTGCCGAGTTGGGGATTAAAAGTCACCTCCAGGTTTTCCCCGAAACAGTGACTCGCGAAGAATTACTGGGCTATATTGATAGCCTCAACACCGATTCGGAAGTCGACGGCATTCTGGTTCAAGCACCATTGCCAGACCATATTTCAGACCGCGAAGTCTTTAACCGAGTCAGCCCAGACAAGGATGTTGACGGTTTCAATGCCACCAACATCGGTCGGCTTTGCCAGGAAGACCCGGCAGCAT
The Rubellicoccus peritrichatus DNA segment above includes these coding regions:
- a CDS encoding pseudouridine synthase produces the protein MGEKSKTADTVRLQKYIADAGICSRRKAEEMIREDRVTVNGKPAEIGMSVRQGDKVVVDGRGIGRKAPESLTLMMNKPRGVLCTNHDPHHYKTVFTLLPSEYLKYRLFCAGRLDKESEGLVIITNDGALANAITHPSGGVIKRYRVLLNKPLETKHIEKLLNGVTREGERLYAEKIIPASHGPDKEMRCEVHLQQGRKREIRRLFEAFGYHVKRLNRFQMGQLVLKKLAPGMARPLKPEELESLFRA
- a CDS encoding sialidase family protein, coding for MIRFAFRLVTFSVLFSFSANGQEFEQQPLFVAGTEGYTFFRIPAVVRSNADVLLAFCEGRVDSISDSGNIDIVMRRSFDGGLTWEALTVVTDDGENTIGNPAPVVDRITGDIFLLSTGNLGTDAEPTIVDGTSEDSRRVYIQKSEDDGQTWSSPVEITSSVKQSNWRWYATGPVHGIQLERGDHAGRLIIPCDHSTDLETFGSHIIYSDDHGASWSIGGAIGEENNLKPNECVAVELVDSRLYLNARDQASRKRRIISYSSDSGVTFSAPVQDDKLIEKRTQGSAIRYSATDQGDAENVILFSNPASTYTRKDLTVRRSYDETTTWDEGKIIHKGFAAYSDMVIMDNGKIGLLYECGENSFHEFLYFAVFDLAYLDVPNPTPSSAYWRLNEQAAGSAASLTAAAILDSYPDGDGFNMTVEGPINYTAGDSNYGGKPALAFEGTQRLSILDSDTSHKLDFGRNDSFTLEASIRVPADSGLTGLIVGKDFAANAPSWWFRVQGGKLRFLVSDGPQEPNVMTPQKIDDGEWHHVAAVLDRSAKTMSIYVDYALAVSGTDTTVSSLHNSKAITIGMANTGGTRFNGDIDFVRISNSALAPEDFIPQDHDGDGLPTTWETQHGLDPYDDGTIFAVNGASGDLDNDAKSNFLEYALGFDPAVATVSSTLMDATYEENRYTVTYSRSRQLSNVDYRIETSADLVNWTDVTSTYTQTFTAIENKVESITLQNPNKDSSSIRFVRMNILNLDE